The stretch of DNA GGTAACTGATGCTGAAGCCCAACCCAGCCAGACAATATCCCCCAGATAACACCGAAACTTAATGCGCCAACAAATTTTAATAGTTTATACTTAATGGCAATCAACCCCAGTGCCGCCAATGGCAACAACCAGAGAAGCGAAGGTATTACAGGGAAAAAGCTGACAGCGCCTACGCCAAAACAACAGGCAATCATCCATCGCATTAGTAGAGTTCCTTCTCCAAACTGAGCACAGACTATTAGATCATGCCACGCAAATTTTTTAAGCGTTTTTTACCGGATCCGGCAAAAATCAAGCACAACCGTTGGATCGCATTATTAGGCAAAAGAATTCACGACCCCGAATTATGGCACCTTACCAAATACTCAGTTGCTGGGGCATTTTTTATCGGCGTTTTTTGTGCTTTTCTCCCAATCCCGCTGCAATCTTTATTGGCAGCGTTCTTAGCTATTATTTTCAAACGCAACATAGCGCTTTCCGTCGCCCTCGTTTTTATCACCAACCCGATTACCATGCCGCCGATATTCTACTTTAATTATTGGGTTGGCAATTTAGTGTTAAACGCGCCAGTCATCTACGAACAATTAGTTGTTCATGACATTTGGAGTCGATTATTAGCTAACTTTGATACCATTGGCAAACCGCTGCTTTTAGGATCCGTTGTTTGCGGCTTAGTCTTCGGTTATTTAAGCTACTTAGCAATTCACCTGTTTTGGTTTTGGCGAGTCACAACGCGTTGGCGAGAACGCAAAGAACGACGCAACCGGAACTCAAAATTAAAATCCTAAGGGTATAGAATATTGCCCCGCTTAAGGAAAAGCAGCGTTAAATTATTTGAATGCAGCCCCGCTCCCTACAATAGGGAACCATTAAACCTTAAGAATTTTCTTATATCAGACAGTTTGCTTTCTCTGCGCTTTTCCTCTTATCGGCTTAGCAAAGGCATAGCCCTGATAATGAGCGGCCCTAGTCACGATAGTAAATTTAACCAGCCATCCTCCTAACACAGCTAATACGCCAGCCACAGCGCATAATGCCTGTTGCTCGAATGCGGTTATCGCAATGGTCGCGCCGATTAGCGCCAAAGGTAGTAGATTACCTATGATCATCGTCAAAGTATTAATTTGAGCCAGAACCGCCTGAGCTGCTGCTGGCGCCTCATGTACTTTTAGTTGACGGCGATAATGCACCCAAGCAACCATTCGCAGAATGAGCAACAAGGCAAAAAGCCCTAACAAAAATTGATCGTTAACCCCTAAAGCAGCATAAGCAAAAGCAAGTAGCCCCGCACCCTCAGTAAGCCCCGTAACCTGAATGAACGGCATAATGGCTGGCTCTCTCCAGGCAGGCACTCCCTTTGACGCCTTCAAAATTCGCGCTTGGCAATAAAGGAAAAAGAGGCCTGCTAGCCCACCTAATAAGGTCACTATCGGAATCTCAAACAAGATACCGATAAACGCCAAACCAAAAACAACCGCTGCAACAAATGCTTCGCGGCTCATCCAGGAAGTCCAGGGGTTAAAATAAACGTTGATAAAACGCCACGGGCGACCAATTTCGAGCCACACCAGAGTTAAGCCCAGCGCAACAAAAAACAAAGCCAGTAACCCCACCATAAAATTAGGGTTGCCGGGAAAACTAAAAGCGGCGACGAGAAACAATAAACCACTGCCCGTGCCACCAAACATGAAATTACCTGCGGCACGCCAATCCCAAACATCCTGCAAAACCTTTCCAAAACTATGCTGTTGCATCATTCCGCTCCATCCCAAAGATAGTAGAATCCGGGATCCGTTCCCAACTCCTCATGCATCCGGAAATGGGGATTTTCGTCAACCAATTTGGACACATTACTCTCTTCATCTTCGATATCACCGAAATGCAGTGCTCCGGCAATACAGGCGTTCGCACAGGCCGGTGTTGCATCGGGATCAATACCGGGTATGAGCCCCTTCTCTTTACCGGAGTCCACTTTGTCAGAGCAAAAATTACATTTCATCGCTACGTTGATGCGCGCCTCATCAAAGCGCTCGGCTTCATTTTCGGTAGGCTTATCGCCAAAAGCAAAACTGGGTTTGCTGACTTTGTAGCGTGCTTGATAGGGACAGGCCACGAAACAATAAGCACAGCCGATGCAGATATCGTAGTCAATGGTGACAATGCCATCATCACGCTTTCCGGTCGCGGTACTGGGGCAAACTTCCATGCAGGGTGGTTCAGCGCAATGTTGACATCCCACGGGCATAAAAATCCGATCGACATCGGGATATTCACCGACTTCCACATCCAGTACTTTCCGCCATTGCACACCAGGCGGGGTCGCATTGGTATGTTTGCATGCCGCCGTACAAGTTTGGCAACCCACACACCGATTTAAATCCGCCACCATTACGTAACGTGTCATTAATACTTCCTCGTTTCCAAAATCGATTCGCTGAATTATTGAGCCTTAATCGGCGTCGTTTCTCAGACGTATCCTTTATTCACAATGTCATCGATATGTTGCGCGCGCTTACCGGTCCATTTACTGCTCAGGCCGTAACTCAGGGTCATTCGGTTCGCAAGATTAAATAATCCACACACGGCGATAGCATCTTCCAGGGCTTTTTCAGTCCAGCCAGCCGCCACGACATTCGCTACATCCTCGGCGCTCATTTTCTGAGGGGTTAGCGTTAATTTACGTACAAAGTGCAGAAGCGGTTTGAGTTTGTCATCAACCCGTGCACTATCGATATCTGAGAGTAGTTCTTCCACTACCTCATTCGAAAAACCAAAGGCCTCAGCAACTTTGCTGTGTGCGCTGTAGCAATAAATACTTCCTGTTGTGCCTGAAACGATGGCGGCAATAAGCTCTCTCTCATTGGCGGTCAGTTCGGAGGACTCCCCTCGCATGACATCTTGGCAATAGTCTTTAAAGCCCTTATAACGTTCAGGCCGAGCGCTAAAAACGTCTTCTAATACCGTACCATCAGGAAAATAACTCAAATAACTCATATTCTTTCTCTCCTACTTCTTTCAATAGTAAAAATTTTTAGAGCTTACGAATGCTCACTCTTACCAAATCGGTGCCGGACCCCATGGCATCGGTTAGCTCTAGCGAAATGGGTGTTAGGTCATTCAAGTTCGGAATATCCATATCCTTGGCAATCGGCGTAATCCAGTGATTAAACTTACCCACAGCTAAAAGAGTGTCTGGGCGAATTCCCTGGCGTAACACAAGTTTTCCTGATGCGGAGCGAAGCGAAGAGGTCAGTTCAACCCGATCGCCCTCTTGCAGACCCAGTTTTGCTGCTGCCTGAGCATTCATCACGAGCCCGGAATGGCCCGCCACATTGTCCGCCAGCTCCTTAATCAGCTGTAAACTCAGATTGGATCCCCAGGCATATTGCATGGAGTTTGCTGTCACTAACCAAAAGGGGAATTCTTCCGGTTTTTTACCGCTGCGCAGAATACCTTGCTCCCAGATTTTCGGAAAATCCCGCCATTCGGGAAATGCTTCGTACTCTGCCAGTTGGTCATCCCACCAATGGATGTCTTTTTCATGCAGGCGATTTCCCAACTGCTGGCCAACACGTAGGTAACGTTCCTGATAGGGCATTTCAAAGCGTAAATTTAAGGACTTCATACGCGGGTAAAGATACCAATTGAGCTGCGAATATGGCCCAAACTTAAAGCCGTGCTCTTTATACCAAGCAAGGCCATCGGTCTCTGTGCCATCGGTTAGTTCGGCACTGGCGGCCTTGCAAATTCGGTCCCACACTTCATCGACGCTATGCTCAATAGTCTCGTCGAGACTAAAATCATAGTTTTCCCCCTTGAGCCTGACACCCGCCAAGCCTTTATTGATCATTTTGTTATACAGGGGAAGCAAGCCCGTGCGTTTGGCCAGTTCTTGCGAAATCTCTGTAAAGTCTTTCGCTTCTCCCGGCGGACTTACGACTGGCTGGCGTAAACCGAAACCCTTATGGCGCCAAAACTGCTCCATGGTATTGGTGCTTCCCATGCGAATTAGCTGAGTACTTTCCAGGTCCATCGCATCCGGCAACAGGATATCTGCCATATAATTGGTTTCATCAAGCGTATAGGCAAAAGCCACGGTAAATGGGTAGGCCGCCATTTTTCGAGTAACACCGGGCGTATCCCAGCTAGAAACACCTGGATTAGTACGATAAACAATCCAGACTCCCGGCAAGGTAAAAGGCGGCAAATGCTGCGCTGGTTCATCCTGAAATAACCAGGGCAAATGCGTTGGCCCTAACGCCTGACTGGAAGCGCCATCACCGACTAAAGGTATCAAGACATTGTAAGCGTTACGGCATTTTGGCTTGTCCGTCCAATTCTCCTTATCGGTGGGATTAAAATTAAGATTCATAAAGCCATCATCACCAGGATGGACACTATCTACTCGGTTCGCCGGACGATTCAGCGTCGTAGACGTTCCGATAGTACCGCCAGGTACTTCCAGACCACCAACCAGAGTAGCCAAAACCGTGCGCGCCCAAACACAGGGGTAAGCACCCCAGCCGTTATTAACACTTTTTCCAAGCACTACGGATACCGGGCGCAACGGCAGGACTTCACCGTCAATTTCGATAGTTTCACCTATCTTTGCGTGGCTAAGAAAGTCATTGGCTATCCGTCGAATAACATCTTCCTTGATATCACAAATGCCGGCAGCCCAATTAGGGGTATACGCCTTAACATGCTCTTTTAACGCACTGAAGGCAGTACCGCACTTTACTTGCCTATGTTGCCAACACTCATCGTCCGGCCCCAGTTCAATAGCATCTATTTGATACTCTCCTTCTAAGGCGGGTGAAATTCCTTTCATATTTTGAGGTACCGCGCCTCCGGTGTTGAGGTCCCAGACCAAGGGCTCTCGACTTTCGGGGTCACGCAGGTAATAACCATTTGGTCCTAGCAGATAGGGAGAGGCTGTCCGGTCTCTTAAAAAAGGCACGTCAAGCTCAGCTGTTTCGTGCTCGAACAACAGCACATGAATTATCGCGAATAAAAAGGCCGGATCAGTTTTCGGTTTAATCGGTACCCATTCCGCCGCCACGCCGCCGGTAACGGACAAGTGTGGTTCAACCTGAATGCGTTTCATCCCACGAGCACGGGCATCGGCATTGCGCGAAACACCAATGACGCCAGTAGAGACTTCAACATTAGCACCTAACGAAATGACGTAGTCACAGTAGGGCATATCTGCGGTAACAGTGAAACTGCGATGCCAAAATTCACCAAACAAATGTTCGGAGTGGTAGCATTTAATGCCTTGCCCTGCCCCAATACCGTAATCGATCGGACCCCAGGCCGCTAAAAAAGGAATGAAAGTTCCCATATGTGAAACCGGTGTTGCCGCCTCACCAAAACTCGCTGCTAGGCGTGGATACCCGGATTCATCCAACAAACCCTTCTCTCGAATCCCATTCAGTTTTTCCGCAATAATCTCATAAGCCTCATCCCAGGAAATTGGCTCAAATCCTGGATTCTGGTCGCGTCCTTTTTTGGGGTTGGTGCGACGCATCGGGGTAGTGATTCGGTTCGGATTGTAGCTTTTTTGAACAAGTCCAAAGGCTTTAACACAAACCCTGCCATTGGCGGGGTGCATTCCCGCTGCATCAAAATTCGGTTGCACGCAGGTGGCTACGCCATCTTCGACGGTGACTTTGAGTAAATCTGGACCAGCGTTGCACTGAAAACAAAACGTCGGTACAAATTTTCGTTGTTTACGACGATTTTTATTTTCCTCAGTTGACGTAATGATTTTGGCCATACAGCAAACTCCCGTTATACAAAGTGATTATGCAACTGAACCTAAATAGTGGCCGCGCAGGTCTCGCTTCAATACTTTGCCCACGGCGTTTTTGGGTAGCTCATCGATAAAAAATACGATGCGGGGAATCTTGTAGCCACCAATCATTCCTCTGCAATGTTGAATAACGTCCGCTTCCGTTAGCGCATCGCCCGCACGTCGTACTATTGCAGCTACCAACGCCTCTCCGAAAAGATCATCGGGAATACCGAAAACGGCTGCTTCGAGAACGCTATGATGTGCGCAAAGCACGGCTTCGACCTCGCCCGTATAAACATTTTCTCCACCCGTGATAACCATGTCTTTTTTACGATCCAACAGATACAGATACCCTTCTTCATCGACCTTGCCCACATCTCCTGTGCGGAACCAGCCATTACTGAAGACTTCGTCGGTTTCTTTCGGTAAATTAAGGTAACCCTTGGCGATTTGCAGTCCTTTACAAACTACTTCTGCGACCTGCCCGATCGGCATTTCATTATCGTTATCATCCAGTATTCGCACTTCAGTACCGACTACTGGTTGCCCTGCCGATTTCCAGCGCTCAACATAGCCAGATTCATCTTCCTCACCCTCACGCCGAAGACAGGAAAGCGTCACCATGGGGGATGTTTCGGTGAGCCCATAGCCATGCCAAATATCAGTTTTGGCAAACCCTTCCAACGCACGCTTAATCCACTTTGGTGTCATTGGTGCGGATCCAAAGACAAACTGTTTAAGGCTTGAGATATCAAATTCCGAGAAACCCTCCTCCTCGAGAATCATAATAATGAGAGTAGGAGGAATCATCGTTACCGTAATTTGGTATTTGTCTATTGCTTCCAGAATGCCACGCGCGGTTGGCTTGGCGATGTAATAATGCGCGGCGCCCTTCAGCGTAAAAGCATTCGCCACCATATCCGCAGTGTGAAACATTGGGGCAATGTGAAGATACCTGTCGTCACACTCAGGGTTCATACAATTCGCAATTTGAACAGCATTCCCAGCCAAGTTACGATGGGTTAACCGCACCCCTTTACTACGCCCGGTAGTGCCACCGGTATAGAACAGTATTGCATCATCGCCTTCTTCAGCCTGGCATGGAGCAACTGGTTCTGCATCGGAAAGCAGCGCCTCGTATTGCAGCCAGGGCACCTCAGCCGAATTTGCAGACAGATAAATAGCATTATCAGCCCAAGGCTTGATTGCATTATCATGAAGAATGCCAGATAACGAATCTTCAACAATCAATAGTTTGCTGCCAGAATCTTCCAAAATAAACGTAACTTCCGGAACGGCGAGACGATAATTAATAGGCACCGCAACTGCACCCAAAAAGTACCCGGCATAAATCAGCTCCGCCTGCCTGAAGGAGTTATGACTGATGATCGCAAAATGATCACCCTGACCAATTCCCAACTTAGCAATAGCCGCAGCCGCACGGGAAACACGATCATAAAATTCGGCCCAGCTATACTCGCGATCATTATCGATGATGGCAGTTCGATGACCGTATAATCTTCGTGCACGGTCCAAAACTGACGTCATAGTTAGCATTTTTTATAACCCCTATATTTCAAATGAATAAAACCCCAGCAAAAAATAAGGGCTGAGAAACTATTGCTAATTTCCCAGCCGGGCTGCTTATCTACTAGAAGTTACGTGTAATAGAGAGTGACCATTCGCGCGGTCGCGCCCACAGTGCTTCCGAATAGCCAATACTTGGGTTGTTATAGGCGGAAGTGAAATAATCTTCATCGGTTAGGTTAGTAACCCCCAAAACCGCCTGCCAGTCACCGTTATTGTCCCGGAAGGTAATACTGGCATTGATGACATCAAAACTATCCTGAACGATATTGGCGGAATTGATGGTGTTGTTATATACCTTGCTGCGATAAGACCAATTCACTCTGGGTGTTAACGTACCTAATTCACCCAATGAAATATCGTAATAGAGGCTCGCATTCGCGGTCCATTCCGGTGTGTTTGCAAACTCTTTATCCGTGGTAATTTCGCTGGCCGCTGCAGATACCGTGGTATATTCCGCATCCAAGTAGCCCATCCCAGCATCAAGCCCCATGTTTTCGGTTAACAGCGCCTTTAACTCAAGCTCGAAGCCTTTAATTTCCGCTTCGGCAGCATTTCTGGTTGAAGAGCCAATACCGTCTTGTACCAACACTTGCATATCTGAATAATCGGTAAAGAAAACTGCCGCATTGAGCCGGGCGCGACGATTAAACAGGTCAGCTTTCATGCCTAACTCATAAACTTCAACAAACTCTGGAACAAAAAATGGGATATCTTTACGCCCAGGAAATACTCTCTGAGTAAAACCACCACTCTTGAAGCCCTCTGAATAGGTAAAATAAGTCATTACCTCTTCACTCCAGCGATAGGAGAAATTAATCATAGGAGTAACCTCCTCGATAGATACCTCTCCTTCAACAAAGGGCAACAATCTTGTACCCAAAGGAACACCCAGGAACCCGCTGTTTGTTACGAATGTATCCGGCGTAAACCTTTTCGTTTCATCGGAATAACGCAAACCAGCTGTCACACTAAAATTATCGGTAATATCGAAAGTCAGCTGAGTAAAAATGGCCGAACTATCGTTTTCAATATCGCCGCCACTTTGAAATTCAATGATGGAGGTGCGGATGTCGTTAACATCAGTACCTTCTTCTTCAAAGTAATAAAGGCCAACAATCCAATTAAGCCGATCATCAATAGCGACACCTGTCAGTTGAAACTCCTGGCTAAATTGCTCTTGCTCCATATCATTTTCGGTTTCAAAAATGATATGAGGGGAACCGTCGGCATCACGATAAAACTGTGCTTCCATTTCCCGATAAGAGGTGATTGATTTAACTGCCCCCCAACCGAGATCATATTCAACCGTTAAGCCTGCACCGGTCACGTCATAATCTGAGCGTGATTCGGAGGAGGCCCAGGTTTTATCACGCCCAAC from Pseudomonadales bacterium encodes:
- a CDS encoding DUF2062 domain-containing protein; this translates as MPRKFFKRFLPDPAKIKHNRWIALLGKRIHDPELWHLTKYSVAGAFFIGVFCAFLPIPLQSLLAAFLAIIFKRNIALSVALVFITNPITMPPIFYFNYWVGNLVLNAPVIYEQLVVHDIWSRLLANFDTIGKPLLLGSVVCGLVFGYLSYLAIHLFWFWRVTTRWRERKERRNRNSKLKS
- a CDS encoding phenylacetyl-CoA:acceptor oxidoreductase; the encoded protein is MMQQHSFGKVLQDVWDWRAAGNFMFGGTGSGLLFLVAAFSFPGNPNFMVGLLALFFVALGLTLVWLEIGRPWRFINVYFNPWTSWMSREAFVAAVVFGLAFIGILFEIPIVTLLGGLAGLFFLYCQARILKASKGVPAWREPAIMPFIQVTGLTEGAGLLAFAYAALGVNDQFLLGLFALLLILRMVAWVHYRRQLKVHEAPAAAQAVLAQINTLTMIIGNLLPLALIGATIAITAFEQQALCAVAGVLAVLGGWLVKFTIVTRAAHYQGYAFAKPIRGKAQRKQTV
- a CDS encoding 4Fe-4S dicluster domain-containing protein; this translates as MTRYVMVADLNRCVGCQTCTAACKHTNATPPGVQWRKVLDVEVGEYPDVDRIFMPVGCQHCAEPPCMEVCPSTATGKRDDGIVTIDYDICIGCAYCFVACPYQARYKVSKPSFAFGDKPTENEAERFDEARINVAMKCNFCSDKVDSGKEKGLIPGIDPDATPACANACIAGALHFGDIEDEESNVSKLVDENPHFRMHEELGTDPGFYYLWDGAE
- a CDS encoding peroxidase-related enzyme (This protein belongs to a clade of uncharacterized proteins related to peroxidases such as the alkylhydroperoxidase AhpD.), which gives rise to MSYLSYFPDGTVLEDVFSARPERYKGFKDYCQDVMRGESSELTANERELIAAIVSGTTGSIYCYSAHSKVAEAFGFSNEVVEELLSDIDSARVDDKLKPLLHFVRKLTLTPQKMSAEDVANVVAAGWTEKALEDAIAVCGLFNLANRMTLSYGLSSKWTGKRAQHIDDIVNKGYV
- a CDS encoding molybdopterin-dependent oxidoreductase, which encodes MAKIITSTEENKNRRKQRKFVPTFCFQCNAGPDLLKVTVEDGVATCVQPNFDAAGMHPANGRVCVKAFGLVQKSYNPNRITTPMRRTNPKKGRDQNPGFEPISWDEAYEIIAEKLNGIREKGLLDESGYPRLAASFGEAATPVSHMGTFIPFLAAWGPIDYGIGAGQGIKCYHSEHLFGEFWHRSFTVTADMPYCDYVISLGANVEVSTGVIGVSRNADARARGMKRIQVEPHLSVTGGVAAEWVPIKPKTDPAFLFAIIHVLLFEHETAELDVPFLRDRTASPYLLGPNGYYLRDPESREPLVWDLNTGGAVPQNMKGISPALEGEYQIDAIELGPDDECWQHRQVKCGTAFSALKEHVKAYTPNWAAGICDIKEDVIRRIANDFLSHAKIGETIEIDGEVLPLRPVSVVLGKSVNNGWGAYPCVWARTVLATLVGGLEVPGGTIGTSTTLNRPANRVDSVHPGDDGFMNLNFNPTDKENWTDKPKCRNAYNVLIPLVGDGASSQALGPTHLPWLFQDEPAQHLPPFTLPGVWIVYRTNPGVSSWDTPGVTRKMAAYPFTVAFAYTLDETNYMADILLPDAMDLESTQLIRMGSTNTMEQFWRHKGFGLRQPVVSPPGEAKDFTEISQELAKRTGLLPLYNKMINKGLAGVRLKGENYDFSLDETIEHSVDEVWDRICKAASAELTDGTETDGLAWYKEHGFKFGPYSQLNWYLYPRMKSLNLRFEMPYQERYLRVGQQLGNRLHEKDIHWWDDQLAEYEAFPEWRDFPKIWEQGILRSGKKPEEFPFWLVTANSMQYAWGSNLSLQLIKELADNVAGHSGLVMNAQAAAKLGLQEGDRVELTSSLRSASGKLVLRQGIRPDTLLAVGKFNHWITPIAKDMDIPNLNDLTPISLELTDAMGSGTDLVRVSIRKL
- a CDS encoding AMP-binding protein, yielding MTSVLDRARRLYGHRTAIIDNDREYSWAEFYDRVSRAAAAIAKLGIGQGDHFAIISHNSFRQAELIYAGYFLGAVAVPINYRLAVPEVTFILEDSGSKLLIVEDSLSGILHDNAIKPWADNAIYLSANSAEVPWLQYEALLSDAEPVAPCQAEEGDDAILFYTGGTTGRSKGVRLTHRNLAGNAVQIANCMNPECDDRYLHIAPMFHTADMVANAFTLKGAAHYYIAKPTARGILEAIDKYQITVTMIPPTLIIMILEEEGFSEFDISSLKQFVFGSAPMTPKWIKRALEGFAKTDIWHGYGLTETSPMVTLSCLRREGEEDESGYVERWKSAGQPVVGTEVRILDDNDNEMPIGQVAEVVCKGLQIAKGYLNLPKETDEVFSNGWFRTGDVGKVDEEGYLYLLDRKKDMVITGGENVYTGEVEAVLCAHHSVLEAAVFGIPDDLFGEALVAAIVRRAGDALTEADVIQHCRGMIGGYKIPRIVFFIDELPKNAVGKVLKRDLRGHYLGSVA
- a CDS encoding TonB-dependent receptor, whose protein sequence is MKISKYSSFACKKQKFYWLAFAIGQSVALTSVGVSAADGGSSKPRLMLEEVVVTARKREEGLQDAPIAISAFSGEDLEARQMDDLSGIGASTPNLVFDTAAPISGSNVASSIFIRGIGQLDFSFTTDPGVGLYVDGVYIARSVGGVLDLLDLERVEVLRGPQGTLFGRNTIGGAISLVSKKPAEEFGGKVGLTVGDDNRMDFKGSVDIPLSETVHSKFSVATKKRDGYVKRLFDGKELGDDDSISARASFQWMPSDALEANFAVDVSKAREETAPNTLIGINGTAMPFSGLFNNVIVGGSCAPAPGSLSNPACYNEQWLVGRDKTWASSESRSDYDVTGAGLTVEYDLGWGAVKSITSYREMEAQFYRDADGSPHIIFETENDMEQEQFSQEFQLTGVAIDDRLNWIVGLYYFEEEGTDVNDIRTSIIEFQSGGDIENDSSAIFTQLTFDITDNFSVTAGLRYSDETKRFTPDTFVTNSGFLGVPLGTRLLPFVEGEVSIEEVTPMINFSYRWSEEVMTYFTYSEGFKSGGFTQRVFPGRKDIPFFVPEFVEVYELGMKADLFNRRARLNAAVFFTDYSDMQVLVQDGIGSSTRNAAEAEIKGFELELKALLTENMGLDAGMGYLDAEYTTVSAAASEITTDKEFANTPEWTANASLYYDISLGELGTLTPRVNWSYRSKVYNNTINSANIVQDSFDVINASITFRDNNGDWQAVLGVTNLTDEDYFTSAYNNPSIGYSEALWARPREWSLSITRNF